The Candidatus Woesearchaeota archaeon DNA segment AAGAAATTAGAAATTGCCAAAGAAATTACTATAAATTTTGAGAATGAAAAAGTTATGAGTGTAATTGATAGATACTCAGGAGTTATGTTTAAATCAATAGATTATAATTCATTTGAGGAGAAACAATTGAATAATTTTAATACTTCAGTTTTATTTATTGATGGCCTTTTTGGATTGCTTAGACCACTTGATAAAATACCAAATTATAAATTAAAGGTGACTTCAAAAATAGGTGATTTAGATATTACTAAATATTGGCAAAAGAATCTTAGAGAGACTTTACTTAAAAATCTGAAAGGTAAAGTAATAATTGATTTACTTCCGCAAGCACAAAGAAAAATATTAAAATATGTTGAAGATGATTTAGAGATAATTAAAATAAATTTTTTTGAGTGTAAATTAGGAGTATTGAAAAATTCAGGACATATATCAAAACAATTAAAAGGAGACATTGTAAGATATATTGTGAGTAAAGATATAATTAATCTTGAAGATATAGCAAAATTTGAACATATATCAGGATATCTATTTGATGATAAATTATCAACAAGTAAAGAATTAAAATTTGTGAAAAATATAGATTAGTTTAATTCTAATCTAAAGGTCTGTTTAACTAACGCTAATAAATATTTCTTCTCCTTGTATGTTATCTTCTTTTAATAATTCGTCAATAGCTACTTTTGTGTCTTTAGCTGCATATCCATAAATTAAAATTGAGTTATATCCATCATAGTATCTAATTACTGCTTCATTAATGTCTAATTCGGAATCAGGTGCAAGTGTTGGAAAATTTACTCCTAATATTTGTGCTGCAACCTTATTTACTGCTGGGCCTCCGATTATTATTTTATTATTTAAATCATTAACTTGTGTATCTAGAATTATTTTTGGTGCTTTGATATTGATTATGTCTTCTTCACTTAAATTTTCAACTTTCACAATTTCATATCCATCATCAATTAGTTCATCTCTTTTGTCGTCTAATTCATCTATGTCAATTATTATTGATTTAGTATTTTCTTCTATATTATTATTTCCAAATAAGATATCTACTTCACCTCTAATTTGTTCTTCTGAGACCATGATTTTTACATTGTCTTGTGTATCTGTGTCATATTCAACTATTGTTCCATAAACTGTAACATATCTTTCTACATCATCGTTGTCTTCAATTTCTGCAAATCCTACATTTACGAAGTCTGGGTCATTATCATCGATTATTAAATCAAATTCATCATCGGATAAATCCCATCCAAGAGTTACATTAAATCTTTCTAGAATATCTGTAGAATCATCACCATCAGCATCACTTGTATCAAGAGATATCTCTAGGTATCCTGAGATTCCTGTACTTTCGATATTAGTAAAATCTAATATTAAATCATTTTCATATGCAATGATTGGACTTCCAAATTCAGAAGTGTCTAGTTGAAGTGTTCCAAGTACATTGTTATCTATTGTATTTATAAGGTTTAGAGCGATTTCTGGGTCAAATTCGTCAGGTTGCACCTCTTCTATCGCATCATCGTCAAATATTTCGTCTAAATCGATTTGTTTATCATTTGAGTCAGAATTTGTTATTTCATATAAGTATTGATTATCTGTATCTTATGACATTAGGAATCCTGAACCTTCAATGTCATTTTCTGAAAAATTTATTAGAATTTCTGTTGCGCTAACACTTGTAATTCCATTTGGTAGATAGAGTCCTAAGTCTGAGCCAGAGAAGAATACTCTGTCATCATCTGAATCTCCTTGAAGGTATGTTTCTCCGTCTGCTCCATTTGTAGAGGTCGTAAATATGAAATCTCTACTTAGTCTATCATTGTTAAATAGTTTTCCATCTAAATTTATTGTATCATCATCGACATTTATTTCTAATATGTTATAATCTACATTACCTTCAATTCCTTCATATCTAATTTTAAAACTGTTGAATAATACATCTTCTAAATAATCTCCTTCTTCTAGAAGGGTTTCTTCATCTACTTTGTATGTAATTGTAATTATATCCATGCCAATGTTTCCATCAGAGAAGTCAGAAGTTATATCATATTCTTCAAATTCATCATTAATTTCTTGTTCGTTTACTTCAACTCTTCTGTTGTTGTCTTTAAGGTTAATTTTTTGACCACCTATAACAATTTCAGCAAAACCATTTACACTATCTCTGCTACTATCAACTAAATCTGTAACAGCAATTGTTAAACCTGAAATTTCGTCTGTATCAAATAAATCTATACTTTCTGTCTTTCCATTAACTTCTAATGATACTTTATTTTCGGTTACAATATTTACATAAATTTCGTAATCTTCTCCATCGATTTTTAGAGTTGTTCTTTCATCTTCTTCAAGAGATATTTTATTTGTTCCACCTATTAATTCTAATTCATTTAAATCTGAGCCATCAGCATCAATATTTACAATAGTAAATTCATTTCCCATAATTGTTAGAACTTCACCAACCATATCATTATCCAAATCAGTTGTATCATCTAAATCTATTGCAGAACTAAAATCAATTGTGTATTGCGCAAAACTGTCTCCATTATCGTAATAAATTCCATCAGTTATTTCATCTAATGTGTCAATATCATTCCAGAATGCATAATTGAATTCACCTCCTAGCATTTTAAGTTTTTGATCATAATCCTCATCAGAGATTCCGTTATCAAAGTTCTCTTCATTTAGAAAGTCTGAATCGGAGTCATCAAAACCATTTATTTCTGAAACCTCTTCTAGAGTTTCTCCATAATTTAGTTCATTATTACTTTTTATGGCATTTAATTTGTCATCGCTATCTATTCTCTCATCTTTGTAAGTAATTCTTACAAGGTTTGTTTTGTCTTGAAAATTATTTGATTCTTCATCTATTGTTATACCTGTGTCTTTTAGTTTTTCTATAATTAATTGTGCATATGTTGCATCAATTGCTGCATTTGAACCAACAACTATTTCTGCATCTATTTGATTGTTTTTTATGAAACTTTGTGGGAATTCGTAAGTATTAAATGCAGAGGTCAATATGATGTACTCAATATTGTAGTAATTCCTATAACTGCTATTTTTTTGATTTTTGTGAAGATTTTCTTTCTTTTTTCTTTTTCAATAAATTTACAATTAGTAGTCATTTTGATTCACCCCGAGTTTTCACTCATTTTTAGACTACAAGTATGTTTTCTTGTATTTATAAAACTGATTGATTGTGAATTTTTTGTCACTATATATTGTTGTAAAATTAAGAAAAAGTTTAAGCAATAAATAATAGATAAATTGCAACTATAAGATAGATTAGTGTTGCTATTGTTCTAAAACTGCTTAAAAAACTGATATTTTGAATTATTAGTGCAATAATGATTGCTCCGCCCATAAATTTATTTGATAAAGATATATGTTTTCCCATAATTAAGTATTATATTATTCATTTAAATATATTTCTAATAATGAAAGATGTTTATAAGTTAATGAATTTTTAGTTATTTATGTTTAGAGTTGATAAATTTGTAGTTTTTGTTTCTTATATTATTAGATTTTCATTTATTGCGACTATTATTGTTGCAGGATTTGAAATGCAGTGGATTACTGTCTTTTTATCTTCTCTTGCTTTAATATTAACTTTTATTCCATCTTTAATTGGTAAAAATTATCAAATAGGTTTACCAATAGAATTTGAATTATTTTTGTTGGTTTTTATTTTTGCATCTATTATGCTTGGAGAGATTCATTCTTATTATACTAGGTTTTGGTGGTGGGATGTTGTTTTACATATAAGTTCTGGTTTAATTTTAGGAATGATTGGATTTTTGATAATTTTCATTTTGAATTATGAAAAGAAGATCCATTTAAATTTAAATCCAATTTTTATTGCTTTGTTTTCTTTTTCTTTTGCTTTATCAATTGGTGTTATTTGGGAAATTTTCGAATTTTCAATGGATCAGATTTTTGGTTTTAATATGCAGAAATCTGGCATTGTTGATACTATGTGGGATTTAATTGTTGATAGTATTGGAGCATTAATTGTTGTAACTGGTGGATATTTTTATACTAAGAAGGTTAAGGTGCCAATTTTTCATCATATGATGTTTAAATTTAGAGAAAAGAATCCTAGAGTATTTTTGAAAACTAAGATAATTAAAAAGAAAAAAGTCTAATCTATATTTTTTTTGACTATTTTTGTTCTTCTTAGTAATGTATTTCTAGATATAATGTATATTAAATAATTTTTATTTTCATAATGTATTGTTTCTTCGTGTTCAATTTTTAATTTGTATTTTTTTAGATAGTTTTTATTTATTTCTTCGTTTGAGATTACACAAATTTTCTTTTTTGAAATAAATTCTGATTGGTAAAAAAATTCCCTTTGCATTTCATCATTTAATTTGTTAAAAAATGAGAATACATAATCTATGCTTTTACTCTTAAATTTTACATCTAACCAGTCTAATTCGTATTGGGATAGTTTTATTTTTTGTCCAGAATAAGTAATATTTTCTTTGATTAGTTTGAATTCTTTATTCTCCTGGAGTACGCCTATATATTTGTTCTTGTCAATTGTGCTTTTTGGGATAATTGATTTTCGTAGTTCTTTGTATATTGGTAATTCATGTCTGTGTTTCACATTGAGAGCTTTTCTTGGGTAGAATAAAGATGTTTCAATTATTATGTCTCCAATATTTGCAATTGGGTCAATTATTGAGAGTTCTTTTTCTTTGTTTATATTTAATAAATAAAGTGCATAATTCACAATTAATGGGCTTAGTTTATATTTAGATTTGTTTAGTTTGTAGTCTCTTTTAGTTAAATTAAAATTTGTTAAATCTATTTTTTCTTTATCTTTTATCAAAAATATTTTTTCAACTGTTCGTGAGT contains these protein-coding regions:
- the yaaA gene encoding peroxide stress protein YaaA gives rise to the protein MNNYIILLPSSEGKNEGGSEMTSDVLNSNAFDNLVSNIYEINNKLKETISNSQTNIEKLFELKNKKLEIAKEITINFENEKVMSVIDRYSGVMFKSIDYNSFEEKQLNNFNTSVLFIDGLFGLLRPLDKIPNYKLKVTSKIGDLDITKYWQKNLRETLLKNLKGKVIIDLLPQAQRKILKYVEDDLEIIKINFFECKLGVLKNSGHISKQLKGDIVRYIVSKDIINLEDIAKFEHISGYLFDDKLSTSKELKFVKNID